The following proteins are co-located in the Nonlabens ponticola genome:
- a CDS encoding BatA domain-containing protein, which translates to MLFKYPAVLYGLFFLLLPILIHLFQLRRFKKKAFTNVAFLKPLVTQTRKSRSLKKWLVLLTRLLAAACIIIAFAQPFFSNPEIETSKGDLIIYLDDSASMERQGKDGKLLQEAIRELLEHLDPSQTFTLFTNKEEFPAVNKTQIANQLQRIKATGVSLSPEDVILKANNLAGRESQNTQFLWISDFQQLDNESFPDSTYTLQTSLVALKPQESNNISIDSAFIKDKSISETIIEVQLSADNETDKPVTLSLSNTSSLIAKSTTTINSGKGVASFSLPANEQFIGNILIEDNSMTFDNVVHLAINKNSKVKVLHVNDSPSDFLNRIFTADEFEYVTTTSNKLNYNLIKDQQVVVLNEVGNIPTALVSQINSFTRSGGVVLLIPPSNQHNYDQFTAVSSSEIVNQGNKITSINFDHPLLQGVFNKRIQNFQYPSVNSTSIQSNSRNKILSYADGSPFLYQSGNIYVFTAALNQENSNFQNSPLIVPVIYNIGLSTSNKQQLYVGMDRQTAINIPTTVQDDQVLELTRNDVTIIPPQRAYDSYVQIETGQEIPVAGIYDVRNGDNVVYNIAYNENRIENTQNTYNLSSLENVETDIASVLIKRNENALESTLWKWFLMGGLLFLIVELLILKFVK; encoded by the coding sequence ATGCTGTTTAAATACCCTGCTGTACTTTACGGGCTTTTCTTCCTACTCTTACCGATTCTCATTCATCTTTTCCAGCTGCGACGCTTTAAGAAAAAGGCATTTACTAATGTTGCTTTTCTAAAACCACTTGTCACTCAAACTAGAAAAAGTCGCAGCCTTAAGAAATGGTTAGTGCTTTTAACCCGATTGTTGGCTGCGGCATGTATTATCATTGCCTTTGCACAACCATTCTTTTCTAACCCAGAAATCGAAACTTCTAAAGGTGACCTAATCATCTACTTGGATGATTCCGCAAGTATGGAGCGACAAGGAAAAGACGGTAAATTATTGCAAGAAGCTATTAGAGAATTACTAGAACATCTAGATCCATCACAGACCTTTACCTTATTTACCAACAAAGAAGAGTTTCCAGCCGTAAATAAAACCCAGATTGCCAACCAGCTACAAAGGATTAAAGCAACTGGCGTTTCTCTTTCTCCAGAAGATGTTATTTTAAAAGCAAATAATCTTGCTGGACGAGAAAGTCAAAACACTCAATTCTTATGGATTTCTGACTTCCAGCAATTGGATAACGAAAGTTTTCCAGATTCTACCTATACGCTGCAAACAAGTTTAGTTGCCTTGAAACCACAGGAATCAAACAACATCAGTATCGATAGTGCTTTTATTAAAGATAAATCGATCAGTGAAACAATCATTGAGGTTCAACTGTCTGCTGATAACGAGACTGACAAACCTGTCACGCTTTCCTTGTCAAATACTTCTAGCTTGATCGCCAAAAGCACAACCACTATAAATAGTGGTAAAGGCGTAGCAAGCTTTAGTTTGCCAGCTAATGAGCAGTTTATTGGAAATATACTTATTGAAGACAATTCAATGACTTTTGATAATGTGGTTCATCTCGCTATTAATAAGAATAGCAAGGTGAAAGTTTTGCACGTAAACGATAGTCCGTCTGATTTCCTGAACCGAATTTTCACTGCAGATGAGTTTGAGTATGTGACCACAACCAGCAACAAACTCAACTATAACTTAATTAAAGATCAACAAGTTGTAGTACTAAATGAGGTAGGCAATATCCCAACAGCATTGGTGTCACAAATTAATTCATTTACGAGATCTGGTGGCGTGGTATTGCTAATTCCACCTAGCAACCAGCATAATTACGATCAGTTTACAGCAGTTTCTTCCAGTGAAATTGTAAACCAAGGAAATAAAATTACCAGTATCAATTTTGACCATCCACTGTTACAAGGTGTATTTAATAAACGTATTCAGAACTTTCAGTATCCCAGCGTAAACTCTACGAGCATACAAAGTAACAGCCGCAACAAAATTTTGAGCTATGCAGATGGTAGTCCGTTCTTGTATCAATCAGGAAATATCTATGTATTCACCGCAGCGCTGAATCAGGAAAATAGCAATTTTCAAAATTCACCTCTTATAGTTCCAGTTATCTATAATATAGGTTTGTCGACTAGCAACAAGCAACAATTATATGTTGGGATGGATAGGCAAACGGCTATCAATATTCCTACAACCGTGCAAGACGATCAAGTTCTTGAACTTACAAGAAATGACGTTACAATTATACCACCGCAACGAGCGTACGATTCTTATGTGCAGATTGAAACTGGTCAAGAAATACCAGTTGCTGGAATCTACGATGTGAGGAACGGTGACAACGTCGTCTATAACATTGCCTACAACGAGAATAGAATTGAGAATACTCAAAACACTTACAACCTTTCAAGTCTAGAAAATGTTGAGACAGATATAGCGAGCGTATTGATTAAGCGCAATGAAAACGCTCTTGAAAGCACCTTATGGAAATGGTTTCTCATGGGTGGTCTACTCTTTCTCATTGTTGAATTACTCATCCTTAAATTTGTCAAATGA
- a CDS encoding dihydroorotase codes for MILLKKVTVIDKQSSWHHKTIDILIEDDIIKAIASTIDDEDATVIEEENLHVSIGWIDSSVCLGEPGFEDRQTIKNGLDTAAASGFTHIMMNPDNQPNPQDASGIKNLKNSLPEHAVSILPVGNLSINQEGKHLAELYDMQQAGAVSFYDFKKSIGNSNLLKLALEYSGPFHGVIQSFPQDNHVAGNGLISEDETSVQLGIKSIPKMAESIQIARDLAIAAYSGNHLHIPTVSTIAGLELIKAAKQKGTKVTCSVAIANFATASPALLDYDTRFKLQPPLRDEQEISGIKDFIEDGTIDMITSDHIPRTIESKKVEFDHADYGSASLESAFGIANLLLDSNKTVELFTAAYNVFNLPTTKIEEGQRANLTLFNPDEIYIMKKHNMHCTSKNNMFLDRQHKGKVIGIINKGKLHLND; via the coding sequence ATGATCTTACTCAAAAAAGTTACGGTAATCGATAAGCAATCATCATGGCATCACAAGACCATCGACATATTGATTGAGGATGATATAATTAAAGCGATTGCAAGCACAATCGATGATGAGGATGCTACGGTCATCGAGGAAGAAAATCTGCATGTCTCCATCGGTTGGATTGATTCTAGCGTTTGCCTGGGTGAACCTGGCTTTGAAGATCGACAAACTATTAAGAATGGTCTAGACACAGCTGCGGCTTCAGGTTTCACTCATATCATGATGAATCCTGATAATCAGCCCAATCCGCAAGATGCCAGCGGCATCAAGAATTTGAAGAATAGTTTACCAGAACATGCAGTAAGTATTTTACCCGTAGGAAATCTATCTATAAATCAAGAAGGAAAACATCTTGCAGAATTATATGACATGCAGCAAGCTGGTGCAGTCTCGTTTTATGATTTCAAGAAGAGTATTGGAAATAGTAATCTTCTCAAGTTAGCACTGGAATATTCCGGGCCTTTTCATGGAGTAATTCAATCATTCCCACAAGATAATCACGTCGCGGGCAATGGCTTAATCAGTGAAGATGAGACAAGCGTACAATTAGGGATAAAGTCTATCCCTAAAATGGCTGAATCAATACAAATCGCCAGAGACCTAGCCATCGCAGCTTATTCTGGTAATCATTTACACATTCCTACCGTTTCCACAATTGCTGGATTAGAACTTATAAAAGCTGCAAAGCAAAAAGGAACTAAGGTAACTTGCAGCGTTGCCATTGCCAATTTTGCGACTGCTAGTCCTGCATTACTAGATTATGACACACGGTTTAAATTGCAACCACCATTGAGAGACGAGCAGGAAATCTCGGGTATAAAGGATTTTATAGAGGATGGAACTATTGATATGATTACCAGCGATCATATACCTAGAACCATAGAATCAAAAAAGGTGGAATTTGATCACGCAGATTACGGTAGTGCAAGTTTAGAAAGCGCCTTTGGCATCGCAAACCTACTGTTGGATTCTAATAAGACGGTCGAACTTTTTACAGCCGCCTACAATGTCTTCAATCTTCCAACAACTAAAATTGAGGAAGGACAACGAGCTAATCTCACGCTTTTCAATCCTGATGAGATATATATTATGAAGAAACATAACATGCACTGCACTTCAAAAAATAATATGTTTCTAGATCGACAACATAAAGGCAAGGTGATAGGTATCATCAATAAAGGAAAACTGCACCTCAATGACTAA
- a CDS encoding alpha/beta hydrolase: protein MSLHKELSLQYRLRPSSIENPPLLLLVHGYGSNEDDLFSFAPYMTDELLIVSVRAPYDMPPQGAAWYAIDYTAAGGKFSDLNQARESMQLIEKFLNELKAHHNYNQDSVNILGFSQGAILSLAMSLNNPALFKNVVAMSGYLNVDLVQAMDDVELRFRESKIKPNYFISHGSMDQVIPADWARRTAPILKKLEVDQVYKEYAAGHGVAPDNFADMKSWLEARL, encoded by the coding sequence ATGAGTCTACACAAAGAACTAAGCCTACAATATCGCCTGCGTCCATCAAGCATTGAGAATCCACCATTGCTATTGCTGGTGCATGGTTACGGTAGTAATGAGGACGATCTATTTTCTTTCGCTCCTTACATGACTGATGAATTGCTGATCGTCTCAGTAAGGGCACCATATGACATGCCGCCACAAGGTGCTGCGTGGTATGCCATTGATTATACAGCTGCTGGTGGGAAATTCAGTGACTTAAATCAGGCTCGTGAGAGTATGCAATTGATCGAGAAGTTTCTCAATGAATTAAAAGCGCATCATAATTATAATCAAGATAGCGTCAACATACTTGGATTCTCACAAGGAGCAATTTTGTCCTTGGCAATGAGTCTTAACAACCCAGCATTATTCAAAAATGTTGTGGCCATGAGTGGTTACCTTAATGTTGATCTCGTGCAGGCAATGGATGATGTGGAGTTACGCTTTCGCGAAAGCAAAATCAAACCCAATTATTTCATATCACACGGTTCCATGGATCAAGTCATACCTGCGGACTGGGCACGACGCACTGCTCCTATTCTCAAGAAATTAGAGGTCGATCAGGTTTATAAAGAATATGCCGCTGGTCATGGCGTGGCACCAGACAACTTTGCCGACATGAAATCCTGGCTAGAAGCTAGACTCTAG
- a CDS encoding MBL fold metallo-hydrolase — translation MKVKLTILGTGTSQGIPVIGSDHPVCHSDDPRDKRLRVSAMIETDDCRLLIDCGPDFRQQMLVNEITSFDALLFTHEHADHTAGLDDLRPFFFRQGAIPCYMTTRVHEALKQRFNYMFVEENKYPGVADLDVRIFDKEKVEVKGVSITPVLADHGFIPVHGFRVGDVAYMTDVKTIEEEEKEKLKNLDVLIINMLRIEPHCTHLNFEEALELIEELKPARTYFTHISHHLGFHATVQESLPENVFLAYDNLVIESNP, via the coding sequence ATGAAAGTAAAACTCACTATACTGGGCACTGGAACATCACAAGGAATACCTGTAATAGGTAGTGATCATCCTGTATGCCATAGCGATGACCCACGTGACAAGCGTTTGCGTGTAAGTGCAATGATAGAGACTGATGATTGTAGGCTGCTAATTGATTGTGGTCCAGACTTCAGGCAACAAATGCTGGTCAACGAGATAACATCGTTTGATGCGCTTCTTTTCACCCATGAACATGCAGATCATACAGCTGGTCTTGATGATTTGAGGCCTTTTTTCTTTAGACAAGGCGCTATTCCTTGTTACATGACAACTCGTGTTCACGAGGCGCTTAAGCAACGTTTCAACTACATGTTTGTAGAAGAAAACAAATATCCAGGCGTCGCAGATCTCGATGTGAGAATTTTTGATAAGGAAAAAGTTGAAGTCAAAGGAGTGAGTATCACACCAGTTCTAGCGGATCATGGTTTTATACCGGTTCATGGTTTTAGAGTAGGTGATGTAGCCTACATGACTGACGTCAAAACCATAGAAGAAGAGGAAAAGGAAAAACTTAAGAATCTAGATGTTCTTATCATAAATATGCTGCGTATAGAACCACACTGCACGCACTTAAATTTTGAAGAAGCACTGGAGCTTATCGAGGAACTCAAGCCAGCACGCACATATTTTACACATATTAGTCATCATTTAGGTTTTCATGCGACTGTACAAGAAAGCTTGCCAGAGAATGTATTTTTGGCCTATGACAACCTTGTTATTGAATCAAATCCATGA
- a CDS encoding TonB-dependent receptor, with protein MAITLPGDNEFETVPSLKNKALRINLNRNIYGTFAEIGAGQETVRHFFRAGGASGTIAKAMSAYDKDFSDAVYGVQDDGRYVTESRLRKMLRYETDLIEERISREKHPEKLFFTYANTVATIDFAKKFLGHGWVGIKFQVAPGEEYSEIILHVRFKERDARLQQITLGILGTNLIYGAFYKHDQPKKLLKYLYDHIDKDKIEIDLINFDGPRFKNVDNRLMSLQLLRNEMTEAVMFGPDGNNILAARILYKKNVLALRGSFRPVTKVNMDMYRTAKAMFIESGTVKEDRLETIFEITLSNLKASGEIDEEDFLHRAELLGSLGQTVMISNFKEYYRLVEFLNNYTKERIGLVMGVNNLVDVFDTQYYTHLSGGILEAFGKLFFKNLRVYLYPMQDPETGELITSDNLKVHPRMKELYKFFKYNGKVKDITDYDDSIGHIYSREVLRMIDEGEDGWREMLPEGIARLIDEQNLFGCNVTQDMDA; from the coding sequence ATGGCTATTACCTTACCAGGAGATAATGAATTTGAAACGGTACCTTCGTTAAAAAACAAAGCACTACGCATTAATCTCAATAGAAACATCTACGGAACCTTTGCAGAGATAGGCGCCGGACAAGAAACGGTAAGACATTTTTTTAGAGCTGGTGGCGCTTCTGGGACTATCGCAAAGGCGATGAGCGCCTATGACAAGGACTTTTCTGATGCGGTTTATGGTGTACAAGACGATGGCCGCTACGTGACGGAATCTCGTTTGCGCAAGATGTTGCGCTATGAAACAGATCTTATAGAAGAACGCATATCTCGAGAGAAACACCCTGAAAAACTATTCTTTACCTATGCAAATACCGTTGCAACCATTGATTTTGCTAAAAAATTCTTGGGTCACGGTTGGGTAGGAATTAAGTTTCAGGTCGCGCCAGGTGAAGAATATTCAGAAATTATACTTCACGTACGTTTCAAGGAACGTGATGCACGATTACAGCAAATCACCCTAGGTATTTTGGGAACCAACTTGATCTACGGTGCTTTCTACAAGCATGACCAGCCTAAAAAGCTGCTCAAATATTTATATGATCATATTGATAAGGACAAAATTGAGATCGATTTGATCAACTTTGATGGTCCACGATTCAAGAATGTAGATAATCGCTTGATGAGCCTGCAATTATTACGCAATGAAATGACTGAGGCCGTCATGTTCGGTCCAGATGGTAATAATATTCTGGCAGCGCGTATTCTTTATAAGAAAAACGTATTGGCCTTGCGAGGTAGCTTTAGACCTGTTACCAAGGTAAATATGGACATGTATCGCACTGCCAAAGCAATGTTTATAGAATCGGGAACAGTCAAAGAAGATCGATTAGAGACCATTTTTGAAATCACATTAAGTAATCTCAAGGCATCGGGAGAAATTGATGAAGAAGACTTCCTGCACCGTGCAGAATTATTGGGGTCGCTGGGTCAAACCGTTATGATTTCCAACTTTAAGGAATACTATAGACTGGTAGAATTTTTAAACAACTATACTAAGGAACGTATAGGTCTCGTGATGGGCGTCAATAATCTTGTAGATGTATTCGATACGCAATATTATACTCATTTAAGTGGAGGTATTCTAGAAGCCTTTGGTAAGTTATTCTTCAAGAATTTGAGAGTTTATTTATATCCTATGCAGGATCCAGAAACTGGAGAGCTCATTACCAGCGACAACCTCAAGGTTCATCCTCGAATGAAAGAATTGTACAAATTCTTTAAATACAATGGCAAAGTCAAGGATATAACTGACTATGACGACAGCATAGGCCATATCTATTCGCGCGAAGTGCTGCGCATGATTGATGAAGGCGAGGACGGCTGGAGAGAAATGTTACCAGAAGGCATTGCCCGACTTATAGACGAGCAAAACCTCTTTGGTTGTAATGTGACTCAAGACATGGATGCCTAG
- the bcp gene encoding thioredoxin-dependent thiol peroxidase codes for MTTLKPGDKAPEFSIPNQDGETVSLSDFKGKKLVLFFYPKASTPGCTAEACNLRDNVSRFRESGYEILGASADSPKRQSNFKNKYELPYDLLADEDHELLNAYQVWGPKKFMGKEYDGIHRTTFVIDENGVIEDVITKVKTKAHADQIL; via the coding sequence ATGACCACTCTTAAACCAGGCGATAAAGCACCAGAATTTAGCATACCTAACCAAGATGGCGAGACCGTTTCTCTATCCGATTTCAAAGGTAAGAAGTTAGTCCTGTTCTTCTATCCCAAAGCGAGTACACCTGGATGCACTGCAGAGGCTTGCAATTTGCGAGATAACGTGTCACGCTTTCGCGAAAGCGGATATGAAATACTAGGAGCAAGTGCCGATAGTCCTAAACGCCAGAGTAATTTTAAAAACAAGTATGAATTGCCATACGATCTACTAGCTGATGAAGATCACGAGCTGCTGAATGCCTACCAAGTTTGGGGTCCGAAGAAATTTATGGGCAAGGAATACGACGGTATCCACCGCACGACCTTTGTCATTGATGAGAATGGCGTGATAGAAGATGTGATTACTAAGGTGAAAACCAAAGCTCACGCAGACCAAATTCTCTAG
- a CDS encoding endonuclease III domain-containing protein produces the protein MNKKEKVNFVIQKLEELYPTIPIPLDHKDPYTLLIAVLLSAQSTDVRVNQITPLLFERADNPYDMIKISIEEIREIIKPVGLSPMKSKGIHGLSHILIDKHEGQVPQTYEDLEALPAVGHKTAAVVMSQAFGIPAFPVDTHIHRLMYRWNLTNGKNVVQTEKDAKRLFPEEKWNDLHLQIIWYGREYSPARGWDLEKDIITSTVGRKKVLDDYYKKRIRTKK, from the coding sequence ATGAACAAAAAGGAAAAAGTAAACTTTGTAATTCAAAAGCTGGAAGAGCTCTACCCTACTATTCCTATACCTCTTGATCATAAAGATCCATACACATTGCTAATCGCCGTTCTATTGAGCGCTCAAAGCACCGATGTGCGCGTGAATCAAATAACACCATTACTTTTTGAACGAGCAGACAATCCTTATGACATGATAAAAATATCCATAGAGGAAATCAGAGAAATCATCAAACCTGTAGGCTTGTCACCCATGAAGTCTAAAGGTATTCACGGTCTATCCCATATATTGATCGATAAACATGAGGGTCAGGTGCCACAAACCTATGAGGATCTAGAGGCCTTGCCTGCCGTGGGTCACAAAACGGCTGCGGTGGTGATGTCACAGGCCTTTGGGATACCGGCTTTTCCCGTGGACACTCATATTCATAGGTTGATGTACCGTTGGAATTTAACCAATGGAAAAAACGTGGTGCAAACTGAAAAAGATGCCAAACGCTTGTTTCCAGAAGAAAAATGGAATGATTTACACCTGCAAATAATATGGTACGGTCGTGAATACAGTCCAGCTCGTGGCTGGGATCTGGAAAAAGATATCATCACAAGTACTGTAGGAAGAAAAAAGGTACTGGATGATTACTATAAAAAGAGAATCCGCACTAAAAAATAG
- a CDS encoding RNA polymerase sigma factor: MEKNNVNDAVLVRQYMDGNESALEVLVNRHKQRLYSFIFSKVMNRDITEDIFQDTFIKVIRTLKRGKYNEEGKFLPWVMRISHNLVIDHFRRNKRMPKFQARNDFDIFDVISDGCESIESDLITSQVHSDVRKLVDELPDDQREVLIMRIYKEMSFKEIAEQTDVSINTALGRMRYALINLRKVIDKHNIILTK; encoded by the coding sequence ATGGAAAAGAACAACGTTAACGATGCTGTCCTCGTGAGACAGTACATGGATGGAAATGAAAGTGCTCTAGAAGTACTGGTCAATCGCCACAAACAAAGACTCTACAGCTTTATTTTTTCTAAGGTCATGAATCGTGATATCACAGAAGATATCTTTCAGGATACCTTTATTAAAGTGATACGTACCCTAAAACGTGGTAAGTATAATGAGGAAGGTAAGTTCTTGCCATGGGTCATGAGGATAAGTCACAATCTTGTCATCGACCACTTCCGTCGTAATAAGCGCATGCCTAAGTTTCAGGCAAGAAACGACTTTGACATTTTTGACGTCATTAGTGATGGATGTGAGAGCATCGAGTCAGATTTGATTACAAGCCAAGTTCACAGTGATGTGCGCAAGTTAGTAGATGAATTACCAGACGATCAACGAGAGGTACTCATCATGCGCATCTACAAGGAAATGTCCTTTAAAGAAATTGCAGAACAAACTGATGTAAGTATCAACACTGCTCTAGGCAGAATGAGATATGCACTCATCAATTTGCGAAAAGTGATCGATAAGCATAATATTATTCTTACAAAATAA